In Deinococcus puniceus, one genomic interval encodes:
- a CDS encoding FmdB family zinc ribbon protein has product MPTYLYKNTLTGEVYELRQSMRDDAYTTHPETGVAVKRILARPSIAFKGSGFYVNDSRPASGGDSGSSSSSSGSSESSGGSKGKSGGE; this is encoded by the coding sequence ATGCCGACGTACCTGTACAAAAACACCCTGACCGGAGAGGTCTACGAACTGCGCCAGAGCATGCGCGACGATGCTTACACCACCCACCCTGAAACCGGCGTGGCCGTCAAGCGCATTCTGGCGCGGCCCAGCATCGCCTTTAAGGGCAGCGGCTTTTATGTCAACGATTCCCGCCCTGCTTCCGGTGGGGATTCGGGCAGTTCTTCCAGCAGCAGCGGTTCTTCCGAGAGTTCGGGGGGCAGCAAGGGCAAGAGCGGCGGCGAATGA
- a CDS encoding S1C family serine protease → MPALNQVGLNKPVLAALLLLSAAVAGAYVTGRVTAQRALVTSDEINTVEVVQKSIQAVVRVDSRLRKEFLQPGDDPIEVGTGFFYKKDLIVTNYHVIQYQESVSVTLSNGRRVNARIEGVDPGIDIAILRVTGVTAPKTLSFGQSARLIPGQKLISIGTPLRIQNFVGAGIFSVMVSPRDVPRNDNLGSEIGQYISTTTSIQPGNSGGPILDSRGAVVGVADLNAAPSGLIPGTIGIAIPGDLVKQSLDDLEKIGVPQRGTLGVTLVDLETLDPALRSLAGLNSSEGALVDEVPAGSAAARAALRGSLRNSKDQFLAPLGDIIVAVDGQRVQNSFDVIRIVAAKRPGQTVTLRLWRNKKSVDVKVTLLRRTLQ, encoded by the coding sequence ATGCCAGCATTGAACCAAGTAGGGTTGAATAAACCCGTGCTGGCCGCCCTGTTGCTGCTGTCGGCGGCGGTGGCGGGCGCGTATGTCACGGGGCGCGTCACGGCCCAGCGAGCCCTCGTCACGTCCGATGAAATCAATACCGTCGAAGTGGTGCAGAAATCTATTCAGGCAGTGGTGCGCGTGGATTCGCGGCTCCGCAAGGAATTTCTGCAACCCGGCGACGATCCTATAGAGGTGGGCACCGGGTTCTTCTACAAAAAAGACCTGATCGTGACCAACTACCACGTCATTCAGTATCAGGAATCGGTGAGCGTGACGCTGTCGAACGGGCGGCGCGTGAACGCCAGAATTGAAGGCGTAGACCCCGGCATAGACATTGCCATCTTGCGCGTCACGGGCGTTACGGCCCCCAAAACCTTGAGCTTCGGTCAAAGCGCCCGCTTGATTCCCGGCCAAAAACTGATCAGCATCGGGACGCCGCTCCGCATTCAAAACTTCGTGGGCGCAGGCATCTTCAGCGTGATGGTCAGCCCGCGAGACGTGCCGCGCAACGACAATCTGGGATCGGAAATCGGGCAGTACATTTCTACGACCACCAGCATCCAGCCGGGCAACAGCGGCGGCCCTATCCTCGATTCTCGCGGCGCGGTGGTGGGTGTGGCCGACCTGAACGCGGCCCCCAGCGGCCTGATTCCCGGCACCATCGGCATCGCCATTCCCGGCGATCTGGTCAAGCAAAGTCTGGACGATCTGGAGAAAATCGGTGTGCCTCAGCGCGGCACTCTGGGCGTGACCTTGGTGGATCTGGAAACCCTCGACCCGGCCCTGCGGAGCTTGGCGGGCCTGAACAGCAGCGAGGGCGCACTGGTAGACGAAGTGCCCGCCGGAAGCGCCGCCGCACGGGCCGCCCTGCGCGGTTCACTCCGCAACAGCAAGGATCAGTTTTTGGCTCCCCTCGGAGACATCATCGTGGCAGTAGACGGCCAACGGGTGCAAAACTCGTTTGACGTGATCCGCATCGTGGCGGCCAAACGGCCCGGCCAAACGGTCACTTTGCGGCTGTGGCGCAACAAGAAGAGTGTAGACGTGAAGGTAACGCTGCTGCGGCGCACGCTGCAATAA
- the glmS gene encoding glutamine--fructose-6-phosphate transaminase (isomerizing) yields MCGIVGYIGSRQAQDVLISGLAKLEYRGYDSAGVAIRNGTHIEVKKKAGKLANLSTLLEGKPLEGTLGIGHTRWATHGLPNDTNAHPHATEDGRIVIIHNGIIENYLTLKAGLMERGHSFKSETDSEVLAHLIEEAYSGDLYEAVRTALGQVRGAYGIVVTHVDHREIVAARTVSPLVMGVGEGEMFLASDVPALLPYTRKMVFLHDGDMVVLHDDGFRITDLAGNPVERDIEHIDWDAEAAEKGGYDTYMLKEIYEQPTALTNTLIGRLHDETGEVNLDINLDPASFKRISIIACGTAYYAGLVGEYLIEQLARIPVEVDVASEYRYRSPLVSENTLAIVVSQSGETIDTLEALREAKKHGAKTLGVINAKGSSMTRELDDTLYIHAGPEIGVASTKAYTAQVSAMLMLALWLARARNTLTDEQAKELLHAARELPRLVEEALAPERVEAIKAVAEKYAHARDYLFLGRGVNAPTALEGALKLKEISYIHAEGYAAGEMKHGPIALIDENLPVVVIATESFLLEKTISNLQEVRARAGKVIAILSDGDTANAVHADDVLYVPRAHEMVSPIVNVVALQLLSYFTATALGKDVDKPRNLAKSVTVE; encoded by the coding sequence ATGTGTGGAATCGTAGGGTATATCGGCAGTCGGCAGGCGCAAGACGTTCTCATTTCGGGCCTCGCCAAACTGGAATATCGCGGCTACGACAGCGCGGGCGTGGCTATTCGCAACGGCACGCACATAGAAGTAAAGAAGAAGGCGGGCAAACTCGCCAACCTGAGTACGCTGCTGGAAGGCAAGCCGCTGGAAGGCACGCTGGGCATCGGGCACACGCGCTGGGCCACGCACGGCCTGCCCAACGACACCAACGCGCACCCGCACGCCACCGAAGACGGGCGCATCGTGATCATTCACAACGGGATCATTGAAAACTACCTGACCCTGAAAGCGGGGCTGATGGAACGCGGCCACAGCTTTAAGAGCGAAACCGACAGCGAAGTGTTGGCCCACCTGATCGAAGAAGCCTACTCCGGTGACCTGTACGAAGCGGTTCGGACGGCGCTGGGACAGGTACGCGGCGCTTACGGCATCGTGGTGACGCACGTAGACCACCGCGAAATCGTGGCGGCCCGCACGGTCAGCCCGCTGGTCATGGGCGTGGGCGAAGGCGAAATGTTCCTCGCGTCCGATGTGCCCGCGCTGCTGCCCTACACGCGCAAGATGGTCTTCCTGCACGACGGCGATATGGTAGTGCTGCATGACGACGGCTTCCGCATTACCGACCTCGCCGGAAATCCCGTCGAGCGCGACATCGAGCATATCGACTGGGACGCCGAAGCAGCCGAGAAGGGCGGCTACGACACGTACATGCTCAAGGAAATCTACGAGCAGCCCACCGCCCTCACCAACACCCTGATTGGCCGCCTGCACGATGAAACAGGCGAAGTGAATCTGGACATCAACCTCGATCCGGCCAGCTTCAAGCGCATCAGTATTATTGCGTGTGGTACGGCCTATTACGCCGGATTGGTGGGCGAATACCTGATCGAGCAACTGGCGCGGATTCCGGTGGAAGTGGACGTGGCGAGCGAATACCGTTACCGTTCGCCACTGGTCAGCGAGAACACCCTCGCCATCGTGGTGTCTCAGTCGGGCGAGACGATTGACACGCTGGAAGCCCTGCGCGAAGCCAAGAAGCACGGCGCGAAGACCCTCGGCGTCATCAATGCCAAGGGCAGCTCTATGACCCGTGAACTGGACGACACGCTCTACATCCACGCTGGCCCCGAAATTGGCGTAGCGAGTACCAAGGCGTACACGGCGCAGGTGTCGGCCATGCTGATGCTGGCGCTGTGGCTGGCCCGCGCCCGCAACACCCTGACCGACGAACAGGCCAAAGAGCTGCTGCACGCCGCCCGCGAACTGCCGCGCCTCGTGGAAGAAGCCTTGGCCCCGGAGCGCGTGGAAGCCATCAAGGCAGTGGCCGAGAAGTACGCCCATGCCCGCGACTACCTGTTCCTTGGGCGCGGCGTGAATGCCCCGACTGCCCTTGAGGGTGCGCTGAAGCTCAAGGAAATCAGCTACATCCACGCCGAAGGCTACGCGGCGGGCGAGATGAAGCACGGCCCGATTGCCCTGATCGACGAAAACCTGCCTGTGGTGGTCATCGCCACCGAGAGCTTCCTGTTGGAAAAGACCATCAGCAACTTGCAGGAAGTGCGGGCGCGGGCAGGCAAAGTTATTGCCATCCTGAGCGACGGCGATACCGCCAACGCTGTACACGCCGACGACGTGCTGTACGTGCCCCGCGCTCACGAAATGGTCAGCCCGATTGTGAACGTGGTGGCGCTGCAACTGCTGAGCTACTTCACGGCAACGGCGCTGGGCAAAGACGTGGATAAACCCCGCAACTTGGCTAAGAGTGTGACGGTGGAGTAA
- a CDS encoding deoxynucleoside kinase: MYLVIEGPIGVGKTSLAGRLAARYGADLNLEIVEENPFLARFYEDPAAYSFQVQVFFLLSRFKQLSTLAQPGLWSGNVVSDYLFAKDFIFAAMNLKDAEFSLYEDLYSHLSPRLPTPDLVVYLRADTDLLLRRIEQRGRPFERDMQAAYLADLTARYDEYFRTYPHPLLTVDASGYDFVGKEADEQAIVEQIEAALAAASAAD; encoded by the coding sequence ATGTACTTGGTCATAGAAGGCCCCATCGGGGTGGGAAAAACCAGCCTCGCGGGGCGGCTGGCTGCCCGTTACGGCGCAGACCTGAATCTGGAAATCGTAGAAGAGAACCCGTTCTTGGCGCGGTTTTACGAAGACCCCGCCGCCTACTCTTTTCAAGTGCAGGTGTTCTTTTTGCTCTCGCGCTTCAAGCAGCTCAGTACACTGGCCCAGCCCGGTCTCTGGAGCGGCAACGTGGTCAGCGACTACCTGTTCGCCAAAGATTTTATTTTCGCGGCCATGAACCTCAAAGACGCCGAATTTTCCCTCTACGAAGACCTGTATTCGCACCTGTCGCCGCGCCTGCCCACGCCCGATCTGGTGGTGTACCTGCGGGCAGACACCGATTTGCTGCTGCGGCGCATAGAACAGCGTGGGCGGCCCTTCGAGCGCGATATGCAGGCCGCGTACTTGGCCGACCTGACCGCCCGCTACGACGAATATTTCCGCACCTATCCCCATCCCCTGCTGACGGTGGACGCCAGCGGCTACGATTTTGTGGGCAAAGAGGCCGACGAGCAGGCCATCGTAGAGCAGATTGAGGCGGCTTTAGCAGCGGCGAGCGCGGCAGATTGA
- a CDS encoding UDP-N-acetylmuramoyl-L-alanyl-D-glutamate--2,6-diaminopimelate ligase, whose protein sequence is MLLRDLAHTLDVVPEEGAWPEADLTGITHNAAWVEPGNVFVAIRGARFDGHSFLDDVAARGAVAVLGEGLSDGVVSPLPYLKVASARAALADAAAALAGHPGRELKVVGVTGTDGKTTTSWLTRHLLRAAGLPTGLLSTVGYELPDGQLRHFPAHFTTPEAPQVQATLRDMAEAGGAAVVLEASSHALALDRVRGVPWAVAVWTHLSSEHLDFHGTLENYFADKRKLIERAPFAVLNADDPWTAQLRGIAPAEVTYSAEGQHADWQARAVRETADGLHFEVASPLGQFKAHLPMIGRFNVANALAGMAAAAHLGATAEQLVAGLASFRGVPGRMELVPGLPDAPRVIVDFAHTPPSLEKVLSMLRATTAGQLWVVLGSAGGLRDPGKRAPLGEVSTRLADHAVFTEEDSRDTPLADILNEMERGAREAGQSNFVSIPDRAQAIAHAIHAAQPDDTVLLAGKGPEDTLERSGETLAWNEVEQARRALAGRII, encoded by the coding sequence ATGCTTCTGCGTGACCTTGCCCATACCCTAGATGTCGTCCCCGAAGAGGGCGCGTGGCCCGAAGCCGACCTGACTGGCATTACCCACAACGCGGCATGGGTGGAACCCGGTAACGTGTTCGTCGCCATTCGCGGCGCACGCTTCGACGGGCATAGTTTTCTGGACGATGTGGCCGCACGCGGGGCAGTGGCCGTCTTGGGCGAAGGCTTGTCAGACGGCGTAGTTTCACCTTTGCCCTATTTGAAAGTGGCGTCGGCGCGGGCCGCGTTAGCTGATGCAGCGGCAGCGTTGGCGGGCCATCCGGGGCGGGAATTGAAGGTGGTGGGCGTAACCGGAACCGATGGCAAAACCACCACCAGTTGGCTGACCCGCCATTTGTTGCGGGCCGCCGGACTGCCCACAGGGTTGCTGAGTACGGTGGGCTACGAGCTTCCAGACGGCCAGTTGCGCCACTTTCCGGCCCATTTCACCACGCCCGAAGCGCCGCAAGTGCAGGCCACCCTGCGCGACATGGCAGAGGCGGGCGGTGCGGCGGTGGTCTTGGAGGCCAGCAGCCACGCCCTCGCCCTAGACCGGGTGCGCGGCGTGCCGTGGGCGGTGGCGGTCTGGACGCACCTCAGCTCCGAACACTTGGATTTTCACGGCACGCTGGAAAACTACTTTGCCGACAAGCGCAAGCTGATCGAACGCGCTCCGTTTGCCGTCCTGAACGCCGACGACCCGTGGACGGCACAGTTACGCGGCATCGCCCCCGCCGAAGTCACTTATTCGGCAGAGGGCCAGCACGCCGACTGGCAAGCCCGCGCAGTCCGCGAAACGGCGGACGGCCTGCACTTTGAGGTTGCTTCACCGCTGGGCCAGTTCAAGGCGCACTTGCCCATGATCGGGCGGTTTAATGTCGCCAATGCGCTGGCGGGCATGGCGGCGGCGGCACATTTGGGGGCCACTGCCGAGCAGTTGGTGGCGGGCCTGGCGTCGTTCCGGGGGGTGCCGGGGCGTATGGAGTTGGTGCCTGGTTTGCCCGATGCCCCCCGCGTGATCGTGGATTTTGCCCACACGCCGCCCAGTTTGGAGAAGGTGTTGAGCATGCTGCGGGCCACCACTGCCGGGCAACTGTGGGTGGTGTTGGGTTCGGCGGGGGGCCTGCGCGACCCCGGCAAACGTGCGCCGCTGGGCGAGGTTTCTACGCGCTTGGCCGATCACGCCGTCTTTACCGAAGAAGACAGCCGCGATACCCCGCTGGCCGACATTTTGAATGAAATGGAACGCGGAGCGCGGGAGGCGGGACAGTCTAATTTCGTGTCTATTCCAGACCGCGCCCAAGCTATTGCCCACGCTATTCATGCCGCCCAACCCGACGACACCGTGCT
- a CDS encoding GNAT family N-acetyltransferase, translated as MTNGRIRWATPADASALAWVHVSSWQDTYAGLMPAEFLAGMTDAAAQERRRVFWERHVGSPDHVTLVAELGEKVVAFVSGGPTAERDHPSSDAELHTLYALPHAKGLGLGRRLTATLAEELQARGFQSLFLWVLDVNPTRAFYLHLGGREAGEKIETIPGGELREIRVVWDDLGTLISKS; from the coding sequence ATGACAAACGGACGCATCCGGTGGGCTACCCCTGCCGATGCGTCCGCTTTGGCTTGGGTACACGTGAGCAGTTGGCAAGACACCTACGCCGGATTGATGCCCGCCGAGTTTCTGGCAGGCATGACCGATGCCGCCGCACAGGAACGCCGCCGCGTTTTCTGGGAAAGGCATGTGGGCAGCCCCGATCACGTGACGCTGGTGGCCGAACTTGGAGAAAAAGTGGTGGCCTTCGTCTCCGGCGGCCCTACAGCTGAGCGAGATCACCCCAGCTCTGACGCCGAACTCCATACCCTGTACGCCCTGCCACACGCCAAGGGCTTGGGCTTAGGCCGCCGCCTCACCGCTACGCTGGCCGAAGAATTGCAGGCACGCGGCTTCCAATCTCTGTTCCTCTGGGTGCTGGACGTCAATCCCACCCGCGCCTTCTACCTGCATTTGGGAGGGCGCGAGGCAGGAGAGAAGATCGAAACCATTCCCGGCGGAGAACTGCGTGAGATTCGGGTGGTCTGGGATGACTTGGGAACGTTGATTTCGAAAAGTTGA
- a CDS encoding deoxynucleoside kinase — protein sequence MYVAVSGNIGSGKSTLTRMLADRYGLRPVYEPYTDNPYLEDFYRDMRRYSFHSQVYFLSRRLEQHLNLVTGARYVIQDRTVFEDANIFARNLYESGQMEDRDWATYRGLYEGILPALRLPDLLIHIDASLPTLQSRIAQRGRSYEQTIPEAYLGGLNRLYDDWVASFDACPVVRVPGDQLDFVQDPAAFQWVCDRVQAFGFGLPLLR from the coding sequence ATGTACGTCGCCGTTTCAGGCAACATCGGCAGCGGCAAAAGCACCCTCACCCGGATGCTGGCTGACCGCTACGGCCTGCGCCCCGTGTACGAGCCATACACCGATAATCCGTATCTGGAAGACTTTTACCGCGATATGCGGCGCTATTCCTTCCATTCTCAGGTGTATTTCCTCAGCCGCCGCCTAGAGCAACACCTGAATTTGGTGACTGGGGCGCGGTACGTCATTCAAGACCGCACCGTGTTCGAGGACGCCAACATTTTTGCCCGCAACCTGTACGAGTCGGGCCAGATGGAAGACCGGGATTGGGCCACTTACCGGGGGCTGTACGAGGGGATTTTGCCTGCTCTGCGCCTCCCTGATCTGCTGATTCATATTGATGCCAGCCTGCCCACCCTGCAAAGCCGGATTGCCCAGCGGGGCCGCAGCTACGAGCAAACTATTCCCGAAGCCTATTTGGGCGGATTAAACCGCTTGTACGACGACTGGGTAGCGAGTTTCGACGCCTGCCCGGTGGTACGCGTGCCCGGCGATCAATTGGACTTTGTGCAAGACCCCGCCGCCTTTCAGTGGGTCTGTGACCGCGTGCAGGCGTTCGGGTTCGGGCTGCCGCTCTTGCGGTAG
- a CDS encoding Crp/Fnr family transcriptional regulator has product MNYPSLVWHLKRTELFADLELTELERVAATTPYRSYQPGEVIYRMDDPSDALYFVRSGLVKISKLFPNGKEAILGVIGQHDTFGELLLQADERRPTQAEALERTTLIVLPRGELQKLLNSKPELAMKLIRLMAARLFEAQSWTAAVSAYSAPERVASLLYRLAREFGRPHAQGVELALKLNQEDIARMVGATRETVSHSLGKLKQEGAIMRARTPIIVRMEALKRYLEQSN; this is encoded by the coding sequence ATGAACTACCCAAGCCTTGTTTGGCACCTCAAGCGCACCGAGCTGTTTGCTGATCTTGAGCTGACCGAACTAGAGCGCGTGGCTGCCACGACGCCCTACCGTTCTTATCAGCCGGGTGAAGTGATTTACCGCATGGACGACCCTTCCGATGCGCTGTATTTCGTTCGCAGCGGCCTCGTGAAAATCAGCAAGCTGTTTCCGAACGGCAAGGAGGCCATTCTCGGCGTGATCGGGCAACACGACACCTTTGGGGAATTGCTGCTGCAAGCCGATGAGCGCCGTCCCACACAGGCTGAAGCCCTAGAACGCACCACCCTGATCGTGCTGCCGCGCGGCGAGCTGCAAAAGCTGCTGAACAGCAAGCCCGAACTGGCTATGAAACTCATTCGCCTGATGGCCGCCCGGTTGTTTGAGGCCCAAAGCTGGACGGCTGCCGTCAGTGCCTACAGCGCCCCAGAGCGCGTGGCGAGCCTGCTGTACCGCCTTGCGCGGGAATTTGGCCGCCCACACGCACAAGGCGTGGAACTGGCCCTCAAGCTGAACCAAGAAGATATTGCCCGCATGGTGGGGGCCACCCGCGAAACGGTGAGTCATTCTTTGGGCAAACTCAAGCAGGAAGGCGCGATCATGCGTGCCCGGACGCCTATCATCGTGCGGATGGAAGCCCTGAAACGCTACCTCGAACAGAGTAACTAA